The sequence CATCGGAGCCCATGTGAGGCTGGCTGGTTCGGAACGTCGCGTTCTGGAGTTCGCCTCAAACAAGGTTCGAACCGCACGCTGAAGACAAAAATGCTGCACGCAAGACGCGCGAGATAGTGCGTCCTCTGCTTTTGGTGGGGCCATCTGCGAAAAAGCGGATCGGCCCTCGTTTTGCGCATTTCATAGGCGTTCGAGACCGCCGGCGACGGCAACGATCCGCCCGAAAGGGTAACGAGACAAGTTTTTGCAAGGGATGGTTACATGCCTACCGTAAACCAGCTGATCCGCAAGCCGCGTCAGGCACAGGTAAAGCGCAACAAGGTTCCTGCTCTGCAGGAAAACCCGCAGAAGCGCGGCGTTTGCACCCGCGTCTACACGACGACCCCGAAGAAGCCGAACTCGGCTCTGCGTAAGGTTGCAAAGATTCGCCTGACGAACGGCTTCGAGGTGATCGGCTACATTCCGGGTGAAGGTCACAACCTTCAGGAGCACTCCGTGGTCATGATCCGCGGCGGCCGCGTGAAGGACCTTCCGGGTGTTCGTTACCACATCATCCGTGGCGTGCTCGACACGCAGGGTGTGAAGAACCGTAAACAGCGCCGCTCCAAGTACGGCGCGAAGCGTCCGAAATAACATCGCAACCGGCGCCATTTCGCTGGTCACAAGATTTAAGAGTTGAGAGACGAAAAGTATGTCCCGACGTCACAGAGCAGAAAAGCGTGAAATCAATCCGGATCCGAAGTTCGGTGATATGGTTGTCACGAAGTTCATGAACGCAATCATGCTGCACGGCAAGAAGTCCGTGGCGGAAGGCATCGTCTATGGTGCTTTCGATGCGGTTCAGTCGAAGCTGAAGCAGGAGCCGGTCACCGTGTTCCATTCCGCGCTCGACAACATCGCTCCGCATGTCGAAGTGCGTTCGCGCCGCGTCGGTGGTGCCACCTATCAGGTTCCGGTCGATGTCCGTCCGGAGCGTCGCCAGGCCCTCGCTATCCGCTGGCTGATTGCGGCCGCGCGCAAGCGCAATGAAACGACCATGGTTGATCGCCTCTGCGGCGAACTCATGGATGCAGCAAATAACCGTGGCAGCGCCGTGAAGAAGCGCGAAGACACGCACAAGATGGCGGATGCCAACCGTGCGTTCTCGCACTATCGCTGGTAATCCGAACACGTCTCGAAAGGCAGTCTCTCATGGCTCGCGAATATAAAATCGAAGACTACCGCAACTTCGGTATCATGGCGCATATCGATGCCGGTAAGACGACGACGACCGAACGTATCCTTTACTACACCGGAAAGTCCCACAAGATCGGCGAAGTGCATGACGGCGCCGCTACCATGGACTGGATGGAGCAGGAGCAGGA is a genomic window of Sinorhizobium numidicum containing:
- the rpsL gene encoding 30S ribosomal protein S12 codes for the protein MPTVNQLIRKPRQAQVKRNKVPALQENPQKRGVCTRVYTTTPKKPNSALRKVAKIRLTNGFEVIGYIPGEGHNLQEHSVVMIRGGRVKDLPGVRYHIIRGVLDTQGVKNRKQRRSKYGAKRPK
- the rpsG gene encoding 30S ribosomal protein S7, with product MSRRHRAEKREINPDPKFGDMVVTKFMNAIMLHGKKSVAEGIVYGAFDAVQSKLKQEPVTVFHSALDNIAPHVEVRSRRVGGATYQVPVDVRPERRQALAIRWLIAAARKRNETTMVDRLCGELMDAANNRGSAVKKREDTHKMADANRAFSHYRW